One genomic region from Phragmites australis chromosome 1, lpPhrAust1.1, whole genome shotgun sequence encodes:
- the LOC133918258 gene encoding gallate 1-beta-glucosyltransferase 84A24-like: MEPTQSCSLAADARRRSRRVRVRSLRRSGKKEAPSPAMSSPPTPHVLLVSAPLQGHVNPLLVLGRRLASRGLLVTFTTAPHTGLKKVGHENGAALDSVRRGAVRFEHLSGGGLWAPDDPRYRVPDDVARHLEDAAPAALAGLIRRQADAGRPVSCIVANAFAPWALRAAGAMGVPCAMLWTQSCAVLSLYYHYFHLLAAFTSEEAEADTQVSVPGLPPLAAGDLPSLIHAPEDYIWRQTLVADIRSLRETASWVLVNTFDELEHAAIEALRAHLPVVSIGPLFETENDAGHDECTAWLDAQTTRSVVFVAFGSVLKLSRDEMADLSEGLADTGRPFLWVVRDDSRDLLPDNALAAATSGGGRVVSWCKQRRVLSHRAVGCFVTHCGWNSTTEALVAGVPVVAYPAWSDQRTNAAFLVDVYGVGVRLVPTPPTRDAVRRCVEEVMSGAPEAEVMRARAEEWKAKASAAVADGGSSDRGTRDFVDAVLSIGAGN; this comes from the coding sequence ATGGAGCCCACCCAGAGTTGTTCACTGGCTGCCGACGCACGACGCAGAAGCCGTCGAGTTCGGGTTCGCAGCCTTCGGAGATCAGGCAAGAAAGAAGCACCGTCTCCCGCCATGTCGTCGCCTCCTACGCCCCACGTCCTCCTCGTCTCCGCCCCTCTGCAGGGCCACGTCAATCCCCTCCTCGTCCTCGGCCGGCGCCTCGCCTCCAGGGGCCTCCTCGTCACCTTCACCACCGCTCCCCACACGGGACTCAAGAAGGTCGGGCACGAGAACGGCGCGGCCCTCGACAGTGTCAGGCGCGGCGCGGTCCGCTTCGAGCACCTAAGTGGCGGCGGCCTGTGGGCCCCGGACGACCCCCGCTACCGCGTCCCCGACGACGTGGCGCGCCACCTCGAAGATGCGGCCCCGGCAGCGCTAGCGGGGCTCATCCGCCGCCAGGCCGACGCTGGGCGGCCGGTTTCGTGCATCGTGGCCAACGCATTCGCGCCGTGGGCGCTCCGCGCCGCCGGGGCCATGGGCGTCCCGTGCGCCATGCTTTGGACGCAGTCCTGCGCCGTCCTGTCGCTGTACTACCACTACTTCCACTTACTCGCGGCCTTCACCTCGGAAGAAGCCGAGGCGGACACGCAAGTCTCTGTTCCCGGGCTGCCACCGCTGGCCGCCGGCGACCTCCCGTCCCTGATTCATGCGCCCGAGGATTACATCTGGCGCCAAACGCTCGTCGCGGACATCCGCAGCCTCCGTGAGACGGCGTCTTGGGTTCTTGTCAACACATTCGACGAGCTCGAGCACGCAGCCATCGAGGCGCTTCGTGCGCACCTGCCGGTCGTGTCGATTGGTCCGCTGTTCGAGACGGAGAACGACGCTGGCCACGACGAATGCACGGCGTGGCTCGACGCGCAGACGACGCGATCGGTGGTGTTCGTGGCGTTCGGGAGCGTCCTGAAGCTTAGTCGCGACGAGATGGCAGATCTGTCAGAGGGCCTCGCGGACACGGGGCGACCGTTCCTTTGGGTCGTCCGCGATGACAGCCGCGATCTCCTGCCGGACAACGCGCTCGCCGCCGCGACCAGCGGCGGGGGCAGGGTGGTGTCCTGGTGCAAGCAGCGGCGCGTGCTCTCGCACCGCGCCGTCGGGTGCTTCGTGACGCACTGCGGGTGGAACTCGACCACCGAGGCGCTCGTGGCCGGCGTGCCGGTCGTCGCGTACCCGGCGTGGTCCGACCAGCGCACCAACGCCGCGTTCCTGGTGGACGTGTACGGCGTCGGGGTCCGGCTAGTCCCGACACCCCCGACGCGCGATGCCGTGCGCCGGTGCGTTGAGGAGGTCATGAGCGGGGCCCCGGAGGCGGAGGTGATGCGGGCGAGAGCCGAGGAATGGAAGGCCAAGGCGAGCGCCGCGGTGGCCGACGGCGGGTCGTCGGACAGGGGCACCCGAGATTTCGTTGACGCTGTACTGTCCATTGGAGCTGGTAACTGA
- the LOC133918251 gene encoding uncharacterized protein LOC133918251, with translation MGNFVSCTMAREAGGIGGARIVLPDERVRQVLLPATAAELMLEAPGHFLADARALRPGRRIEALPADEELQRGILYTALPMKRLGAPATPGDVARLAAAVVASGEKARRRRSASSPAATAKVAAVVASVAVEEDAPRPRAPKLDEMTVDDAAAAAEIEDLKQRLSGGGRRSRRPTLETIQEENYAPARC, from the coding sequence ATGGGCAACTTCGTGTCGTGCACGATGGCGAGGGAGGCCGGCGGGATTGGGGGCGCCAGGATCGTGCTCCCCGACGAGCGGGTGCGGCAGGTGCTTCtaccggcgacggcggccgagCTGATGCTCGAGGCGCCGGGCCACTTCCTGGCGGACGCCCGCGCGCTGCGCCCGGGCCGGCGGATCGAGGCTCTCCCGGCTGACGAGGAGCTCCAGCGAGGGATTTTGTACACTGCGCTCCCCATGAAGCGCCTCGGCGCGCCCGCGACGCCGGGCGACGTGGCGCGCCTGGCCGCAGCGGTGGTTGCCAGCGGGGAGAAGGCACGGAGGAGGAGATCGGCGTCGTCGCCCGCCGCCACGGCCAAGGTTGCCGCCGTCGTGGCTTCCGTTGCAGTGGAGGAGGACGCGCCGAGGCCGAGGGCGCCGAAGCTGGACGAGATGACCGTTGACGACGCGGCAGCCGCGGCGGAGATCGAGGATCTTAAGCAGCGGCtgagcggcggcgggcggcggtcGAGGCGGCCGACGCTGGAGACCATACAGGAGGAGAACTACGCGCCAGCGAGGTGCTGA
- the LOC133918241 gene encoding 65-kDa microtubule-associated protein 3-like isoform X1, which produces MRAARSGRCLAAELGLICDRICRVLAAAAVRPLAMSSAVKDQLQQMSTTCDSLLLELNVIWDEVGELDKARDRMLLELEQECLEVYRRKVDQANRCRAQLRQSIAEAEAELAGICSAMGEPPIHVRQSNQKLHGLREELNTIVPYLEEMRKKKVERWDQFVDVIEKIKKVAAEIRSADFVPFKVPVDQSDLSLRKLEELTKELQYLQKEKSDRLKQVMEHLNTLQSLCEVLGIEFKQTVFEVHPSLDETEGSKNLSNSTIERLASAVNRLREMKVQRMQKLQDLASSMLELWNLMDTPLEEQQMFQNVTCNIAASEHEITQPNTLSIDFLSYVESEVLRLEQLKASKMKDLVLKKKTELEEHRRRAHLIGEEGYAAEFSTEAIDAGAVDPALVLEQIEAHIATVKEEAFSRKDILEKVERWLNACEEEAWLEDYNKDDNRYNAGRGAHLTLKRAEKARILVNKIPGMVDVLTTKIVVWEKERGKEFTYDGAHLLSMLEEYMIVRQEKELEKKRQRDQKKLKDQLKAEQEALYGSKPSPSKPQSSKKAPRNSMGGTNRRLSLGGATMQPPKTDIPHSKTARAAKKTEDMGTLSPTLSGSRGLDIAGLPIKKLSFNASTLREAETHRMPFAQIVPGNNVSATPARPISNDTEEENKTPKTFATLNPKTPITVTAPMQLAMTPAVANKVIANPVSLFQEKPEPRLPEEIEYSFEEKRLAVYLARQMA; this is translated from the exons ATGCGCGCGGCGCGGAGCGGGAGGTGCCTTGCTGCGGAGCTGGGTTTGATCTGTGATCGCATTTGCAGggtgcttgctgctgctgctgttcgcCCTCTCGCGATGAGTAGTGCCGTGAAGGACCAGCTCCAACAGATGTCGACGACGTGCGATTCGCTCCTGCTGGAGCTCAAT GTCATATGGGATGAGGTCGGGGAGCTCGACAAGGCGAGGGACAGGATGCTGCTGGAGCTCGAGCAGGAGTGCCTTGAGGTGTATAGGAGGAAGGTCGACCAGGCCAACCGGTGCAGGGCCCAGCTGCGGCAATCCATTGCCGAGGCCGAAGCTGAGCTCGCCGGCATCTGCTCAGCCATGGGCGAGCCGCCGATACATGTCAGGCAG TCAAATCAGAAGTTGCATGGTTTAAGGGAGGAATTGAACACAATTGTGCCGTATTTGGaggagatgaggaagaagaaagtcGAAAGATGGGACCAGTTTGTTGATGTCATAGAGAAAATTAAGAAGGTTGCAGCTGAAATCAGGTCTGCGGATTTTGTACCATTTAAAGTTCCTGTGGATCAGTCTGATCTGTCATTAAGGAAGCTTGAGGAGTTAACGAAGGAGCTACAATACCTTCAGAAGGAGAAG AGTGATCGGCTGAAGCAAGTGATGGAACATTTGAATACCTTGCAATCCTTATGTGAGGTGCTTGGTATAGAGTTCAAACAAACAGTGTTTGAGGTGCATCCTAGCCTGGATGAGACTGAGGGATCAAAGAACCTGAGCAACAGTACAATCGAGAGACTTGCATCAGCTGTAAACAGATTACGCGAAATGAAAGTCCAGAGGATGCAAAAG CTTCAAGATTTGGCATCTAGCATGCTTGAACTTTGGAATCTCATGGATACACCACTTGAAGAGCAGCAGATGTTCCAGAATGTAACGTGCAATATTGCTGCTTCAGAACATGAAATAACCCAGCCCAACACCCTCTCTATTGACTTCCTCAGCTAC GTGGAATCTGAGGTTTTAAGGCTTGAACAACTGAAAGCGAGCAAGATGAAAGACCTAGTTCTGAAAAAGAAGACAGAATTGGAAGAGCATAGGAGACGTGCTCATCTGATTGGCGAGGAAGGTTATGCAGCTGAATTTAGCACTGAGGCTATTGATGCAG GAGCTGTCGATCCTGCGCTGGTGCTAGAACAAATTGAGGCTCACATTGCTACCGTGAAAGAGGAAGCTTTTAGCCGGAAGGATATTCTTGAGAAGGTTGAAAGATGGCTGAATGCATGTGAGGAGGAAGCCTGGCTGGAAGATTACAACAAA GATGACAACCGTTATAATGCTGGGAGGGGGGCCCATCTGACGCTCAAAAGGGCAGAAAAAGCTCGTATTTTGGTTAACAAGATCCCAG GAATGGTAGATGTTTTGACCACAAAAATTGTAGTTTgggagaaagaaagaggaaaagagTTCACATACGATGGT GCCCACCTTCTGTCAATGCTCGAAGAGTACATGATCGTTCGACAGGAGAAAGAGCTAGAGAAGAAGAGACAAAGG GATCAGAAGAAGCTAAAAGATCAACTCAAAGCTGAGCAGGAAGCGCTCTACGGATCAAAACCAAGTCCATCCAAGCCTCAAAGTTCAAAGAAGGCGCCTAGAAACTCCATGGGTGGTACAAACCGAAGGCTATCTCTTGGTGGAGCCACAATGCAACCCCCTAAAACAGACATACCGCATTCCAAGACTGCTCGTGCTGCCaagaagactgaagatatgGGTACTTTATCTCCTA CACTTTCAGGCAGTAGAGGCTTAGACATTGCTGGTCTTCCCATCAAGAAGTTATCTTTCAACGCAAGTACTCTACGTGAGGCAGAAACACATCGTATGCCTTTTGCCCAGATCGTGCCAGGAAACAATGTCTCGGCGACGCCTGCGCGGCCCATCTCCAATGACACTGAGGAAGAGAACAAAACCCCAAAGACATTTGCAACACTGAATCCTAAAACGCCAATAACGGTGACGGCTCCGATGCAGCTTGCGATGACGCCCGCTGTGGCTAACAAGGTCATAGCCAATCCTGTTTCCCTTTTCCAGGAGAAGCCAGAGCCAAGATTGCCGGAGGAGATTGAGTACTCCTTTGAAGAAAAGCGGCTCGCTGTTTACCTGGCCAGACAAATGGCTTAG
- the LOC133918241 gene encoding 65-kDa microtubule-associated protein 3-like isoform X2, giving the protein MRAARSGRCLAAELGLICDRICRVLAAAAVRPLAMSSAVKDQLQQMSTTCDSLLLELNVIWDEVGELDKARDRMLLELEQECLEVYRRKVDQANRCRAQLRQSIAEAEAELAGICSAMGEPPIHVRQSNQKLHGLREELNTIVPYLEEMRKKKVERWDQFVDVIEKIKKVAAEIRSADFVPFKVPVDQSDLSLRKLEELTKELQYLQKEKSDRLKQVMEHLNTLQSLCEVLGIEFKQTVFEVHPSLDETEGSKNLSNSTIERLASAVNRLREMKVQRMQKLQDLASSMLELWNLMDTPLEEQQMFQNVTCNIAASEHEITQPNTLSIDFLSYVESEVLRLEQLKASKMKDLVLKKKTELEEHRRRAHLIGEEGYAAEFSTEAIDAGAVDPALVLEQIEAHIATVKEEAFSRKDILEKVERWLNACEEEAWLEDYNKDDNRYNAGRGAHLTLKRAEKARILVNKIPGMVDVLTTKIVVWEKERGKEFTYDGAHLLSMLEEYMIVRQEKELEKKRQRDQKKLKDQLKAEQEALYGSKPSPSKPQSSKKAPRNSMGGTNRRLSLGGATMQPPKTDIPHSKTARAAKKTEDMGTLSPSSRGLDIAGLPIKKLSFNASTLREAETHRMPFAQIVPGNNVSATPARPISNDTEEENKTPKTFATLNPKTPITVTAPMQLAMTPAVANKVIANPVSLFQEKPEPRLPEEIEYSFEEKRLAVYLARQMA; this is encoded by the exons ATGCGCGCGGCGCGGAGCGGGAGGTGCCTTGCTGCGGAGCTGGGTTTGATCTGTGATCGCATTTGCAGggtgcttgctgctgctgctgttcgcCCTCTCGCGATGAGTAGTGCCGTGAAGGACCAGCTCCAACAGATGTCGACGACGTGCGATTCGCTCCTGCTGGAGCTCAAT GTCATATGGGATGAGGTCGGGGAGCTCGACAAGGCGAGGGACAGGATGCTGCTGGAGCTCGAGCAGGAGTGCCTTGAGGTGTATAGGAGGAAGGTCGACCAGGCCAACCGGTGCAGGGCCCAGCTGCGGCAATCCATTGCCGAGGCCGAAGCTGAGCTCGCCGGCATCTGCTCAGCCATGGGCGAGCCGCCGATACATGTCAGGCAG TCAAATCAGAAGTTGCATGGTTTAAGGGAGGAATTGAACACAATTGTGCCGTATTTGGaggagatgaggaagaagaaagtcGAAAGATGGGACCAGTTTGTTGATGTCATAGAGAAAATTAAGAAGGTTGCAGCTGAAATCAGGTCTGCGGATTTTGTACCATTTAAAGTTCCTGTGGATCAGTCTGATCTGTCATTAAGGAAGCTTGAGGAGTTAACGAAGGAGCTACAATACCTTCAGAAGGAGAAG AGTGATCGGCTGAAGCAAGTGATGGAACATTTGAATACCTTGCAATCCTTATGTGAGGTGCTTGGTATAGAGTTCAAACAAACAGTGTTTGAGGTGCATCCTAGCCTGGATGAGACTGAGGGATCAAAGAACCTGAGCAACAGTACAATCGAGAGACTTGCATCAGCTGTAAACAGATTACGCGAAATGAAAGTCCAGAGGATGCAAAAG CTTCAAGATTTGGCATCTAGCATGCTTGAACTTTGGAATCTCATGGATACACCACTTGAAGAGCAGCAGATGTTCCAGAATGTAACGTGCAATATTGCTGCTTCAGAACATGAAATAACCCAGCCCAACACCCTCTCTATTGACTTCCTCAGCTAC GTGGAATCTGAGGTTTTAAGGCTTGAACAACTGAAAGCGAGCAAGATGAAAGACCTAGTTCTGAAAAAGAAGACAGAATTGGAAGAGCATAGGAGACGTGCTCATCTGATTGGCGAGGAAGGTTATGCAGCTGAATTTAGCACTGAGGCTATTGATGCAG GAGCTGTCGATCCTGCGCTGGTGCTAGAACAAATTGAGGCTCACATTGCTACCGTGAAAGAGGAAGCTTTTAGCCGGAAGGATATTCTTGAGAAGGTTGAAAGATGGCTGAATGCATGTGAGGAGGAAGCCTGGCTGGAAGATTACAACAAA GATGACAACCGTTATAATGCTGGGAGGGGGGCCCATCTGACGCTCAAAAGGGCAGAAAAAGCTCGTATTTTGGTTAACAAGATCCCAG GAATGGTAGATGTTTTGACCACAAAAATTGTAGTTTgggagaaagaaagaggaaaagagTTCACATACGATGGT GCCCACCTTCTGTCAATGCTCGAAGAGTACATGATCGTTCGACAGGAGAAAGAGCTAGAGAAGAAGAGACAAAGG GATCAGAAGAAGCTAAAAGATCAACTCAAAGCTGAGCAGGAAGCGCTCTACGGATCAAAACCAAGTCCATCCAAGCCTCAAAGTTCAAAGAAGGCGCCTAGAAACTCCATGGGTGGTACAAACCGAAGGCTATCTCTTGGTGGAGCCACAATGCAACCCCCTAAAACAGACATACCGCATTCCAAGACTGCTCGTGCTGCCaagaagactgaagatatgGGTACTTTATCTCCTA GCAGTAGAGGCTTAGACATTGCTGGTCTTCCCATCAAGAAGTTATCTTTCAACGCAAGTACTCTACGTGAGGCAGAAACACATCGTATGCCTTTTGCCCAGATCGTGCCAGGAAACAATGTCTCGGCGACGCCTGCGCGGCCCATCTCCAATGACACTGAGGAAGAGAACAAAACCCCAAAGACATTTGCAACACTGAATCCTAAAACGCCAATAACGGTGACGGCTCCGATGCAGCTTGCGATGACGCCCGCTGTGGCTAACAAGGTCATAGCCAATCCTGTTTCCCTTTTCCAGGAGAAGCCAGAGCCAAGATTGCCGGAGGAGATTGAGTACTCCTTTGAAGAAAAGCGGCTCGCTGTTTACCTGGCCAGACAAATGGCTTAG